Proteins from one Deinococcus misasensis DSM 22328 genomic window:
- a CDS encoding universal stress protein encodes MTPDEILSNIQRERRGHHKIYVGMAAGVGKTMRALEDLRSQIASGHDGVIGVLETHGREDTLRAAEGLPVFPRLQLPYKGMALQELDLQGLLDRKPEVVLIDELAHSNPSGMQHSKRHQDVETLLAAGIDVISTVNIQHLESLNDLVLRLTRVKVKETLPDGVLRDAQEIVFVDVTPQTLQERLKQGKIYRREKIEQALTNFFTLDNLMLLRELALRNVADTVEVPEVSLIKERILVAVTLAPSATTLIRRGSHMARRLKGELFVVHVRSHAPSREEGQRIGGLRTITETLGGQFEVLQTPRSIAPTLIDFCSKHHITQIILGESGRSRWERLLHGSIIDRILRGTQQVDIHVVSHR; translated from the coding sequence GTGACCCCGGACGAAATCCTCTCGAACATCCAGCGTGAACGCAGAGGTCACCACAAAATCTACGTGGGTATGGCCGCAGGGGTGGGCAAAACCATGCGCGCCCTTGAAGACCTGCGCTCCCAGATTGCGTCTGGACACGACGGTGTGATCGGGGTGCTGGAAACCCACGGGCGGGAAGACACCCTCAGGGCCGCTGAGGGCCTCCCGGTCTTCCCGAGGCTGCAACTCCCCTACAAGGGCATGGCCCTGCAGGAACTGGACCTGCAGGGCCTACTGGACCGCAAACCTGAGGTGGTGTTGATTGATGAATTGGCCCATTCCAACCCTTCTGGGATGCAGCACTCGAAACGGCATCAGGATGTAGAAACCCTGCTGGCAGCAGGCATCGACGTGATCTCCACCGTAAACATCCAGCACCTGGAAAGCCTGAACGATCTGGTGTTGCGTCTGACCCGCGTGAAAGTCAAAGAAACCCTGCCAGATGGAGTGCTCAGAGACGCCCAGGAGATTGTCTTTGTGGACGTCACCCCGCAGACCCTGCAGGAACGCCTGAAACAGGGGAAAATCTACCGACGCGAGAAGATCGAGCAGGCCCTGACGAACTTTTTCACACTGGACAACTTGATGCTCCTGCGTGAACTGGCCCTCAGGAACGTGGCGGACACCGTGGAAGTTCCGGAAGTCAGCCTGATCAAAGAGCGGATTCTGGTGGCCGTAACGCTCGCCCCATCTGCCACCACCCTGATCCGCCGGGGATCCCACATGGCCAGAAGGCTCAAAGGGGAACTGTTTGTGGTGCATGTGCGATCCCATGCCCCTTCCAGAGAGGAAGGTCAACGCATCGGGGGCCTCAGAACCATCACGGAAACACTGGGGGGACAGTTTGAGGTGCTGCAAACCCCGCGCAGCATTGCCCCCACCTTGATTGATTTTTGCTCCAAGCACCACATCACCCAGATCATCCTCGGGGAGAGTGGCAGGTCCAGATGGGAACGGCTCTTGCATGGATCAATCATCGACCGGATTTTGCGTGGAACCCAGCAGGTGGACATCCATGTGGTCAGTCACCGCTGA
- a CDS encoding IS701 family transposase, with product MKPLFPRWSRHFTQWFQDFEPHYPYKAQRHWSATYIKGLCSPAHRKSMQPLSDLFAPGKADCVQHFITDSPWKTEPLQHLIAQKAGELLGGEQAVLIVDDTCLTKYGRHSVGVARQYSGQVGKLTNCQCLVSLTLARDEISVPVALRLFLPREWTEDPMRCQRAKIPAADQEFKPKWRLALEELDQLKDHLTFGVVLADAAYGANAQFRYELTHRGLHWSMGVPRIQKVYPRDVEVYPVAPRNTGRPPKHPLTSHPRETIEKVLDSETWHHVVWRQGTKGPLQGKFAARYVCLADGPQNSSACHLPGERAWIIGEDRGSEKKYYVCNLPEFTSLQRLVEVLKKRWACELSHRELKQEVGLSHFEGRSWLGLQHHCVLCLLALLFLQSLRVANILSGRAQTLPAIRLVMTQIWCGGCCTFWRSLCRSP from the coding sequence ATGAAACCCCTCTTTCCAAGATGGTCCAGACACTTTACCCAGTGGTTTCAGGACTTTGAGCCCCACTACCCCTACAAAGCACAAAGGCACTGGTCTGCCACCTACATCAAGGGATTGTGTAGTCCTGCACATCGAAAAAGCATGCAACCTCTCTCAGATCTGTTTGCACCCGGAAAAGCAGATTGCGTCCAGCACTTCATCACCGACAGCCCGTGGAAAACAGAACCGCTGCAACACTTGATCGCCCAGAAAGCTGGCGAACTTCTGGGTGGAGAACAAGCCGTTCTCATTGTCGATGACACCTGCCTCACCAAATATGGCCGTCATTCCGTTGGAGTGGCCCGACAATACTCAGGCCAGGTGGGAAAGCTCACCAACTGCCAGTGTCTGGTTTCCCTCACCCTAGCCAGAGATGAAATCTCCGTTCCTGTCGCCCTGCGATTGTTTTTACCCAGGGAATGGACCGAAGACCCAATGCGTTGCCAGAGGGCTAAAATTCCTGCTGCCGACCAAGAGTTCAAACCCAAGTGGCGGCTGGCCCTGGAAGAGTTGGATCAGCTCAAAGACCATTTGACCTTTGGTGTGGTCCTCGCAGACGCAGCCTATGGAGCCAATGCACAGTTCCGGTATGAACTGACCCACAGAGGCTTGCACTGGTCCATGGGCGTTCCACGCATCCAGAAAGTCTATCCCAGAGATGTAGAAGTCTACCCTGTGGCCCCACGCAACACCGGACGGCCACCAAAACACCCCCTGACCAGTCATCCTCGTGAAACCATTGAAAAGGTTCTGGACAGTGAAACCTGGCATCACGTGGTCTGGCGACAGGGGACCAAGGGACCCCTGCAGGGGAAATTTGCTGCACGTTATGTCTGTCTGGCGGATGGTCCACAAAACAGTTCTGCTTGCCATTTACCGGGCGAGCGGGCCTGGATCATTGGGGAAGACCGGGGATCAGAAAAGAAATACTACGTGTGCAACCTACCAGAATTCACTTCTTTGCAGCGATTGGTGGAGGTTTTGAAGAAGCGCTGGGCCTGTGAACTCAGTCATCGCGAATTGAAGCAGGAGGTCGGACTGAGCCATTTTGAAGGACGCTCCTGGCTGGGCCTGCAACACCATTGCGTGCTTTGCTTGCTGGCATTACTGTTTTTGCAAAGTTTGCGTGTGGCAAACATCTTGTCTGGAAGAGCACAGACTCTTCCTGCCATTCGTTTGGTGATGACTCAGATTTGGTGTGGTGGCTGCTGCACTTTCTGGAGATCGCTGTGTCGAAGCCCTTGA